A single genomic interval of Macadamia integrifolia cultivar HAES 741 chromosome 6, SCU_Mint_v3, whole genome shotgun sequence harbors:
- the LOC122081245 gene encoding 3-hexulose-6-phosphate isomerase, translated as MAEQNDSMSAMAIQICNQIQFVLSQATEERSALEVMVEEITGAAARSGRVFVNGVGREGLMLKALCMRLAHLGLSAHCVGDMTTPPISSQDLLITSAGPGCFSTVDAICGVARSNAARVLLLTAQPKSGSAAQYATAIAFLPAQTMADDHQPQLQSGNEPQLLPMGSLYEGVMFVLFEMVVFRLAKVLGQTPEAIRSRHTNLE; from the coding sequence ATGGCAGAGCAGAACGATTCAATGTCAGCCATGGCAATCCAGATATGCAATCAGATACAATTCGTATTGTCGCAGGCAACTGAGGAACGTTCAGCGCTGGAGGTAATGGTGGAAGAGATCACAGGAGCGGCAGCCAGAAGTGGACGCGTGTTCGTGAACGGCGTGGGTCGCGAAGGTCTGATGCTCAAGGCCCTGTGCATGCGTCTCGCCCACCTGGGCCTCTCCGCTCACTGCGTCGGCGACATGACGACTCCTCCCATCTCATCCCAGGATCTCCTCATCACCTCCGCCGGCCCCGGTTGCTTCTCCACCGTCGATGCCATCTGCGGTGTCGCCCGTTCCAACGCTGCTCGCGTGCTGCTACTCACAGCTCAACCCAAATCAGGGTCAGCCGCCCAATACGCCACCGCGATTGCTTTCCTTCCAGCGCAGACCATGGCGGACGATCATCAGCCTCAGCTGCAAAGCGGTAATGAACCGCAGTTGCTTCCGATGGGAAGCCTATACGAAGGAGTGATGTTTGTGTTGTTCGAGATGGTGGTGTTCAGATTAGCCAAGGTTCTTGGTCAGACCCCCGAGGCCATCCGATCCCGCCACACCAATCTCGAATAG
- the LOC122081246 gene encoding carbon catabolite repressor protein 4 homolog 6-like, producing MRFAASLSFFGFAAATMSSRAPFRGGRCLWRRGFLDWSNENTESFISGDSHFRSVRDANYGFRQRQRGSFGSRGGFPPQNSCHGRLFANHRLLVPGDRSHWITEIGSKL from the exons ATGAGGTTCGCCGCCTCTTTGTCATTCTTCGGCTTTGCTGCTGCAACTATGTCTTCCCGCGCACCT TTTCGAGGAGGTCGATGTTTATGGCGGCGAGGGTTTTTGGATTGGTCAAATGAAAACACAGAGTCGTTCATAAGCGGGGATTCACATTTCAGGTCCGTGAGGGACGCGAATTACGGGTTCCGGCAGCGACAGAGAGGTAGTTTTGGTAGCCGTGGTGGGTTTCCGCCGCAAAATTCCTGTCACGGCCGCCTTTTCGCCAACCACCGCCTCCTGGTACCCGGAGACCGAAGCCATTGGATTACAGAAATTGGGAGTAAACTTTAG